A window from bacterium encodes these proteins:
- a CDS encoding glycerophosphodiester phosphodiesterase family protein: MDPFFIPHRPLLLAHRGASGHAPELTMAAFRLAAAMHADGCELDVQLSADGHVAVFHDETLRRTTGRPERLDSLNWTDLQELDAGRWFSSTFTGERIPGLEQILRLEPRTWRLNIELKGTPSPRLLAERVAELVHHEPHPERLIFTSFDPEALSHLATLMPKARRGLIFAHQWPQDEALAAWPIWSVEQSLLTRTRIQQAHARGIRVCAWTVNSVEAMRHLMALGVDAIITNYPDRYHQAWSIFSAENENSLDFNVKK, encoded by the coding sequence ATGGATCCCTTCTTCATCCCGCACCGGCCGCTGCTGCTCGCCCATCGCGGAGCCTCCGGGCATGCCCCTGAACTTACGATGGCCGCTTTCCGGCTCGCCGCAGCGATGCATGCAGATGGTTGTGAGCTGGATGTCCAACTTTCCGCTGATGGCCACGTCGCTGTCTTCCACGATGAGACACTGCGCCGCACCACCGGCCGACCGGAGCGGCTCGACAGCCTGAACTGGACCGATTTGCAGGAGTTGGATGCAGGCCGCTGGTTCTCCAGCACCTTCACCGGCGAGCGCATCCCCGGTCTCGAGCAAATTCTGCGACTGGAACCCCGTACCTGGCGTCTCAACATCGAGCTGAAAGGAACACCTTCCCCACGGCTCCTTGCTGAGCGGGTCGCGGAACTGGTTCATCATGAGCCGCATCCGGAGCGCTTGATTTTCACCTCTTTTGATCCGGAAGCCCTTAGCCATCTCGCGACCCTGATGCCGAAGGCGCGTCGGGGCCTGATCTTCGCACATCAATGGCCGCAGGATGAAGCCCTCGCGGCGTGGCCAATCTGGAGCGTGGAACAGAGTCTGCTGACACGGACGCGAATCCAGCAGGCGCATGCGCGCGGGATCCGGGTGTGCGCATGGACCGTAAATTCGGTCGAGGCGATGCGCCATCTGATGGCACTCGGCGTGGATGCGATCATCACCAACTATCCCGACCGATATCATCAAGCTTGGTCTATTTTTTCTGCAGAAAACGAGAATTCTCTTGATTTCAATGTAAAAAAATGA
- a CDS encoding redoxin family protein, whose protein sequence is MKTYLILALGLAMAICSTSCKKSAYVDLGKKAVEVDSLIIKARAAGHNNMDSLRAARKEKALAFINGVDPFRIDAANYHAAARLFYAAGKPDSARQLLEKFALSQNDPEPLSLLFKLYMEKGQIDRAEQLFLEKLKALAGEQKEAMYMELIYGYEEQNALDKALSLANAAIAEFPAETSSGIALEKAELLHLKGDKAGALALLKRLKADKTLDPRLVRAVDAKSNLYNLIGSPAPEWQAGEWIDSRPLKLKELRGKVVFLDFWAPWCGPCRAMFPHVKKLYEEYAGKGLVIIGLTRYYGRFNQLGQNLRDIKPAEELDWIKKFKSFHQIPFAYAIAGGDQAATNELSYGVYGIPHMVLIDKKGIVREYAIGSGPASELKLSQAVARLIAE, encoded by the coding sequence ATGAAAACCTATCTTATCCTGGCGCTCGGCCTTGCGATGGCTATTTGTTCAACATCATGTAAAAAAAGCGCTTATGTTGATCTTGGCAAAAAAGCCGTCGAAGTGGACAGCCTGATCATCAAAGCCCGCGCCGCGGGACACAACAACATGGACAGCCTGCGCGCGGCTCGCAAGGAAAAAGCGCTCGCCTTTATCAACGGCGTTGATCCCTTTCGGATTGATGCCGCCAATTATCATGCCGCTGCTCGCCTCTTTTACGCAGCCGGCAAGCCGGATTCGGCCAGACAGCTGCTGGAAAAATTTGCGCTCTCCCAGAACGATCCGGAACCCTTGAGCCTGCTTTTCAAGCTGTATATGGAAAAGGGTCAGATCGACAGGGCGGAGCAGCTCTTCCTGGAAAAACTGAAGGCCCTCGCCGGCGAGCAGAAGGAAGCGATGTACATGGAACTGATCTATGGCTATGAGGAGCAGAACGCCCTGGACAAGGCGCTTAGCCTGGCAAACGCCGCCATCGCCGAATTTCCTGCGGAAACTTCATCGGGAATCGCACTCGAAAAGGCCGAACTGCTCCACCTCAAGGGGGACAAGGCAGGAGCGCTGGCGCTGCTGAAGAGGCTCAAAGCGGACAAAACGCTGGATCCCCGTTTGGTACGCGCTGTGGACGCCAAATCGAATCTCTACAACCTGATCGGCAGCCCGGCCCCGGAATGGCAGGCCGGGGAGTGGATCGATTCCCGTCCCCTGAAGCTCAAGGAATTGCGCGGCAAGGTTGTCTTCCTCGATTTCTGGGCGCCCTGGTGCGGCCCTTGCCGTGCCATGTTTCCCCATGTTAAGAAGCTCTATGAGGAATATGCCGGCAAAGGTCTGGTTATCATCGGCCTGACCCGCTATTACGGCCGCTTCAATCAACTCGGCCAGAACCTCCGCGACATCAAACCGGCCGAGGAACTGGACTGGATCAAGAAATTTAAGAGCTTCCACCAGATTCCCTTCGCTTATGCCATTGCCGGCGGTGACCAGGCTGCCACCAACGAGTTGAGTTATGGCGTCTATGGCATCCCGCACATGGTCCTCATCGATAAAAAGGGCATTGTGCGCGAGTATGCGATCGGTTCCGGTCCCGCTTCTGAATTAAAGCTGAGCCAGGCTGTGGCCCGTTTGATCGCTGAATGA
- a CDS encoding S46 family peptidase, with protein sequence MRFVARALLFLLSLATVSAAEEGMYPVNDLQKFDLKNAGFTLSARTIFNPDSISLTDAVVNIGGCTGSFISAQGLILTNHHCAFSAIQRASSKEHDYLQQGFYARTREGEFPAKGYTVRITESCREVSEPILNAMSAAVDYTARSKAKEKTYKELIAAAEKENPGKRAEIAEMFPGKSYMLFLYTYLTDVRLVYAPPLGIGNFGGEEDNWVWPRHTGDFSLMRAYTGPDGKTAEYAAANVPYKPRVFLRLAPQGLREGDAALILGYPGRTFRHYPARYLEFESTQRMPWIVEWYGYQIEKMEEMSRLDRSVAITLSSAIKGLANTCKNYQGKLEGLRRLDLVSRRRSEDEDLARFIAADYARQQRYGSLLADIEAYYAESSARFERDKLMDALLGSSTLLSTAYTLYQSGTELAKPDLERDTAFMERNLTRTKERLPLALAAFYLPKDRLFLSQILQRLQALPPEEQPEAVRKLPKGKKLESTLDRYFARSRLRESERILPLFGKNVADLLKTGDPFISLAAELHPDLVRQREFRRAHSARLERLLADYTDVKQARAGHDFIPDANGTLRLTWGHIRGYSPRDAVYLAPFTTLHGMVEKNTGTEPYQAFPALLALAGQGPQSAYINPDLRDVPVDMLYDMDTTGGNSGSPVLNGHGELVGLNFDRAYEATVNDYAWSAAYSRSIGLDVRFILWVLDKISGAQELLREIGIQ encoded by the coding sequence GACGATTTTCAATCCCGACAGCATCAGCCTGACCGATGCGGTCGTCAATATCGGCGGCTGTACCGGCTCTTTCATCTCCGCCCAGGGTCTGATCCTGACCAACCACCACTGTGCCTTCTCTGCAATCCAGCGCGCCAGCAGCAAGGAACACGATTATCTACAGCAAGGCTTTTATGCCCGGACGCGAGAGGGCGAGTTCCCTGCGAAAGGGTACACGGTGCGCATTACGGAATCGTGCCGTGAGGTCTCGGAACCGATCCTCAATGCCATGAGTGCTGCCGTAGATTACACAGCCCGGAGCAAGGCGAAAGAGAAAACGTACAAGGAATTGATCGCTGCCGCGGAGAAGGAAAATCCGGGCAAACGCGCGGAGATTGCCGAGATGTTCCCCGGTAAAAGCTACATGCTCTTCCTCTATACCTATCTCACCGATGTCCGCCTCGTCTATGCTCCACCCTTGGGCATCGGCAATTTCGGCGGAGAAGAGGACAACTGGGTTTGGCCGCGTCATACCGGTGACTTTTCCCTCATGCGTGCCTACACCGGTCCGGATGGCAAAACAGCTGAGTATGCCGCAGCAAATGTGCCCTACAAACCGAGGGTGTTCCTCCGCCTGGCGCCGCAGGGACTCCGCGAAGGTGACGCGGCCCTTATCCTCGGCTACCCCGGCCGCACCTTTCGCCATTATCCCGCCCGCTATCTCGAGTTCGAGAGCACACAAAGAATGCCCTGGATCGTGGAGTGGTACGGTTATCAGATCGAGAAGATGGAGGAGATGAGCCGGCTTGATCGCAGCGTGGCCATCACGCTCTCTTCCGCCATCAAGGGCCTCGCCAATACCTGTAAAAACTACCAGGGCAAACTCGAAGGCCTCCGGCGGCTCGACCTGGTCTCCCGCCGCCGGTCCGAGGATGAGGACCTGGCCCGCTTTATTGCCGCCGACTACGCACGACAGCAACGCTACGGCTCCTTGCTTGCCGACATCGAAGCCTACTATGCAGAGAGTTCGGCGCGCTTTGAACGCGACAAGCTGATGGATGCCCTGCTGGGCAGTTCGACGCTGCTCTCGACAGCGTATACCCTTTACCAGTCAGGAACCGAGCTGGCCAAGCCGGATCTTGAGCGCGACACCGCCTTTATGGAACGGAACCTCACCCGCACTAAAGAGCGCCTGCCGCTCGCCCTTGCGGCCTTCTATTTGCCCAAAGACCGCCTCTTCCTCAGCCAGATTCTGCAAAGACTCCAGGCCCTGCCACCGGAAGAGCAACCGGAAGCGGTCCGCAAGCTGCCCAAGGGGAAAAAACTGGAGTCCACGCTCGACCGCTATTTTGCCAGGAGCCGATTACGGGAGAGCGAGCGGATCTTGCCGCTCTTCGGCAAAAATGTAGCGGACTTGCTCAAGACCGGCGATCCCTTCATCTCCTTGGCCGCGGAGCTGCATCCCGATTTGGTCCGCCAGCGCGAATTTCGCCGCGCTCACAGCGCCCGCCTCGAGCGGCTTCTGGCTGATTACACCGATGTCAAGCAAGCTCGCGCCGGCCACGATTTCATCCCCGATGCCAACGGCACCCTGCGCCTGACCTGGGGTCATATACGGGGCTATTCACCCCGGGATGCCGTATATCTTGCCCCCTTTACGACCCTCCATGGCATGGTAGAAAAAAATACCGGCACGGAGCCCTATCAAGCGTTTCCTGCGCTGCTGGCTCTGGCAGGGCAGGGGCCCCAAAGTGCCTATATCAATCCCGATCTCCGAGATGTTCCTGTCGACATGCTCTATGACATGGATACCACCGGAGGAAACTCGGGCAGCCCGGTTCTCAATGGTCACGGCGAGCTGGTGGGACTCAATTTCGACCGCGCCTACGAGGCGACCGTCAATGACTACGCCTGGAGTGCAGCCTACAGCCGCTCCATCGGACTCGATGTCCGCTTTATCCTCTGGGTGCTGGATAAAATATCCGGAGCGCAAGAACTGCTGCGCGAAATCGGCATCCAATAG